GTGGACCGTATTCTTGAGATTGAGGAAACCACACGTCACGACGTGATTGCATTCCTCACTGCTGTAGAAGAAAAAGTTGGCCCAGCGGCTCGCTTTATCCACCTCGGTTGTACTTCTTCCGATATCGTGGACACAGCTAACGGCGTTCTGCTTTCCCGCGCAGGTGATATCATTCTCAAAGACTTTGAAAAAATGCTTGAGACACTGAAAACTATTGCGCACGAGAACAAAGGTCGTCTGTGCATGGGACGTACTCACGGTATTCATGCAGAGCCAACAAGCTTCGGCCTGAAAATGGCTGGCTTCTACGCAGAATTCAAACGTCATCATGAACGTTTCAAAGCTGCTGTTGAAGGCATTCGTGTAGGTAAAATTTCCGGCGCCGTAGGTACTATGGCAATGATTCCGGCGGAAGTTGAATCTATCACATGTGAAGTACTTGGCCTTGCTGTGGACCCAATCTCCACACAGGTAATTAACCGTGATCGTTACGCTGCTTTCTTTACTACTCTTGCTGTTGCAGCAGGTGGTATTGAGCGTCTTTGTGTTGAGCTGCGTCACTTGCAGCGCACCGAAGTGCTTGAAGCTGAAGAAGGTTTCCGCAAGGGTCAGAAAGGTTCTTCTGCGATGCCGCACAAAAAGAACCCGATTTCTGCTGAAAACCTGACTGGTCTCTCCCGTCTTGTTCGTACCAACTCTGTTTCCGCTATGGAAAACCAGGCTCTCTGGCACGAGCGTGACATCAGTCATTCTTCTGTTGAACGTGTGATTATGCCGGATACTACTATCCTCATGAACTACATGCTTAACCGTCTGTCCAACCTTGTTTCCAACCTGCGCGTTATCCCAGAAAACATGGATCGCAACCTTGTTGGTTCAATGGGACTCTTCTTCTCTCAGCGTGTACTCCTCGCTCTTGTTGAATCCGGCATGGGTCGTCAGGATGCGTATGTAATGGTGCAGAAATGCGCTATGGAAAGCTGGGATACTAAGCAGCTGTTTGAAGAACTCGTACGAAAAGATCCAGAAATCAGTGCACGCGTTGCATCTGAAAAAATGGATGAAATCTTTGATGCAAGCTACTACCTGCGTCATGAAGAGTTAATTTTCGGTCGCGTATTCAATTCTTAGATTTATAGATAAAAAATTATGGAGCGGAAAATGGCAGAACTCAAACAACGTCTTGCAAAACTTCTTTTCGAGAAGTCTTATAAGGAAGGGGATTTCACTCTCGCCTCAGGTAAGAAGAGTGATTACTACTTTGACTGCCGTCAGACCGCTCTGCACCCTGAAGGTGCATGGTTGATCGGTAACCTTTTTTACGAATTGATTTCCAGCCTTGAGAATGTTGCGGAAGTAAAAGGCGTGGGCGGTATGACACTTGGTGCAGACCCGCTTGTAAGCTCTACTTCTGTTATTTCTTATGAAAAGGGCGGACACCTTCCAGCACTTATCGTGCGTAAACAGCCTAAAGGTCATGGTACCGGTCAGGGTGTTGAAGGGCTTGCCAACTTTGAAGAAGGCGATGTGGTTGTTATGCTTGAAGACGTAGTAACCACTGGTGGTTCTGTTATTACTGCAATTGAACGCATTGAAGCTTCCGGCCTCAAAGTGTCTTGTGTATGTGCAGTGCTTGATCGCGATGAAGGTGGCCGTGAAGCGCTTGCAGAGCGCGGTTATAACCTTGTATCTATCTTTGATCGTAAAGAGCTTGTAGCGCTCGCTACTAGCTAACGAATTCGTTACATAGATGATATAGAGTGCCCCTATATGGGGGCACTCTTTTTTTACACTTTTTTTATGTTACATTAGCCTGCAATTTCTTGACAAGTTTGCTTGTCTCATGTCCTTTGGCAGTTTGAATTTACAATTCCTACAGTCCTCATACTAATCACGGTATGCGGGGGCTTTTCTTCGAAATAAGGATGTTCATGCGCTTGATTTCGTACTTATTTTTGATATGCATTTGTCTTAGCATTCCAGTTGTCCCTGCTTATGCAGGTTGGCAGGCTTATGTTTCTCAAGAATCCGCAAAACTCCCCATGCTCGTAACTGTCGATAAATCCAGTCAATCTGCTCAATTTTTTGGTCAGAAAGCCAGCGAACTCGCGTCCAATAAGGTTCCTTGCAGTTCCGGACAGGTAAAAGGCGATAAACAGCGCGAAGGAGATAAAAAAACTCCTGAAGGCATTTACTTTGTAGAAAAGCGCCGTACAAGCGGGTTAGATTACGCATTGTATGGTGATGAAGCATATACTCTCAATTATCCCAACCCAGTAGATCGACTTCGTAAGAAGGATGGGTATGGTATCTGGATTCATGGAAGAGGTGCTCCTATTGTTCCAAGAGAGACAAAAGGATGTATTGCGTTAAATAATCCGGACATTGCAGACCTGAATACTAAAGTAACAATTAATACACCTGTGATTTTGGCCGAACAGGTTGTACCGTACTTTCGTGCAGGTCCTGAATTTGTGGAACTGAAAGCAAAAACACAGCAGTGGCTCGCCGCATGGCAGAATCGTTCTCCTGAATTTCTGCAAATGTTCTCTCCCGAGGCGTATTCAAAGAGTATGAATGAAACTTTTTCTTCCTTTACAGAAAGAAAAAAACGTCTTTTTTCTCGTCTGCCTTGGGTTATTACATGGGCAAATGATGTCAATGTACTTCAAGGACCTGACTACTGGGTTACATGGTTCGATCAGTACTATAGGGCTCCAAACCTTGTCTCTCAAGGTGTTCGCCGTTTATACTGGCAAAAGAACGATGCCGGTGAGTTCAAAATCGTTGGTATGGAGTGGAAAGAGAGGAAAATCGGTATAGAAAAGGCGTACCTTGACGCTGTGGCTGCAAATGTGCATAACTTTCTTGATGATTGGGTCACCGACTGGCAAAACGGGGCAATCGAGGGATATATAAGCAAGTATGCGGCCAATGCGGTACAAGGTTCGCGGCGAGGTTCAGATTCCATAGCAAAGCAAAAACGTGTGTTATGGGAACAGAAAAAGCCTGCTAAGATTATGCTTTCTGACATCAAAATGAAGATGTCACGGCGGGGGCTTGAAGTAAGCATAAATCAATACTATGAAGATAGTACCGGATATTCAGACCAAGGACGAAAGACACTGGTCTTACTGCCAAAAGGTGACCATTGGGTCATTGTAAGTGAAGAGTGGAGATCCTAATAGATGAGTGAAAAGTATAGTGTCCTCATAATGCGTGATGATACAAACGTACGACGATACAGGGTGAGTTCGTCTAGCTTACGAATGCTCTTGGTCGTTTTGTTCTGCGTGGTGTTAGTGGCAGCATGCGGAATTTTCACGAGCTTATCACTCTGGGAAAAGAATACCGCCCTCATGACTCAACGTCATGGCGTGCAAAAAGAATTACGCGATTTGAAAGTGTATGTTGAGCGCCTTGAAAACATTGAACAAATTTTACAGTCCAACGATCCTGAAGAACTTCAGGCGCTGTTTTCTTCTATGAGCGTGGCAGCTTCAACAGAATTACCACCCCCAATCGATCTTTCTTCTATTCTAAAAATAGTCGATACAGACCTTGTTGAAGTGTCCAACTTGAAGCTGCAAAGAGCTACAGGTGGGAACATACGTCTGTCGCTTAAGCTCGATAATAAAAATGCTAAAGGCAACATCCGTGGCTCCATTGTACTTTCCTTGATCTCTAAAGAGGGCAAAGTGACTGTGATTGATGCCAATCAAAAGGATATGAACTTTAGCATTAACCGCTTTAAACGAATCGTCACCACTTTCGAAGTACCGGAAGCCATGCTCCTGAATGAAGCATATGCGCTGCAAGTGAGCATCACAAAAAACAAAACTACATTGCTGCAACGAATCTATCCGATGAAAGAGCTCATGTAGATTGACCAACAAAACTTTTCTTGTTGTTTTACTTACAGATTGTCATGCAGACGAGATATAAGCCATAAACAACGAGTTACTGTGTAAGCACAAAATTTGAATAGAAAAGGGTGGAGTTAAAAACTCCACCCTTTTTGCGTGATGTGTAAGACAGTTGATTCAGGACAATGGTTAGCTATATGCCATAACGGCTCAAGAGGGCTTACTTCTGTGCGCTTAAATGGCAGTGCTTTGCCTTGTCGGAGTCAGGAAAAAGTCTAAGTTTGTGGACTGTAGTGCCCAAAAAAGCGAAGGGCGTTATTCAGACTGAATATTGTACGACCGTAGTTTACGGTACAGGTAGCTGCGTTCGAGTCCGATTGCTTCTGCAAGCCGTGTAATGTTCCCGTCGTATTCTTTAAGTTTGGCTTCGAGGAATGCAGATTCAAAGTGGTTGCGAGCTTCTTTAAAGTCTACTGAACCACCAGATATGAGCTGCTCACCTCCAGACGCTGGTTGCGGCATAAACTGTAGAAATTCCGGCGGTAGAAGCTTGGTGGTAATGGTCTGTCCACCGTACATGATGAGCATACGTTCCACAAAGTTTTTAAGCTCGCGTACGTTGCCCGGCCAGCCATATTCGAGCAGGGCGGTTGTTGCGTCTTCGTCGAAATCGAGAGGCTTAAAGCCATGCTCAGCCACAAGGGCTGTAATGAAATTTTGTATAAGCAATGTGATGTCGGACCCGCGTACGCGAAGCGGCGGAACGTATATCGGAAATACACGTAAGCGATAGTACAAATCTTCGCGGAAGTTGCCTTCACGAATTTCGTCTTCCAACGTTTTGTTTGTTGCCGCAATAACACGAACATTTACCTTGATGGTCTTGTTGCCACCAACACGTTCGAAAGCTTGCTCTTGCAGGATACGCAGGATTTTAGCCTGCGTCTTCATGCTCATGTCGCCGATCTCGTCAAGGAATAGAGTGCCGTTGTCAGCCATTTCAAACTTGCCGGTTTTAGACTGGTCTGCACCGGTGAATGCGCCTCGTTCATGCCCGAACAGTTCAGACTCGATGAGCTCTTCGGGTATTGCTGCGCAGTTGACTGCGACGAGTGGATTATCCGCTCTGCGTGAATGTGCATGAATGGAACGCGCGGCAATTTCTTTACCAGTGCCGTTCTCACCGGTGATAAGCACCCATGCGTCTGTTGGTGCCACACGTTCAATTTGCTCGCGTAGATCAACCACAGGAGGGGATTCACCGGTAATCTCTACTGTTTGTTCGATACGGATTCGTGACTTGAGAGCGAGGTTTTCTTTACGCAGGTTTTGAAATTCGAGTGCCTTGTCGGCGGCAATAACAACTTTTTCCAGAGAGAGCGGCTTTTCGATAAAGTCATGCGCGCCGTATTTGATGGCATTAACGGCTGTTTCAATATTGCCATGCCCTGAGATCATGATGACGGGGAGTGTCTTGTCGTGCTGTTTTATATTCGTGAGCACCTGCATGCCGTCCATACCCGGAAGCCAGATATCGAGAAATACAAGATCGGGAGCCAGTTCTTTAACGGCTTCGAGTCCAAGCTCGCCGCTTTCTGCTTCGTCTACAGTGTAGTTTTCATCTTCCAGAATACCGCGCAGTGAGAAGCGGATTCCCTCTTCATCATCAATAATCAATATTCGAGCCTTGGACTGAGGCATAAGAGCTCCATGGGGTAATTAAACTGAAAAGTAAGTGTGCGCCTAACGACGGAGTATATTGGCAAGCGCCTCATCCAGCATCGGGTACGAAAAGCAGAAGCCGGATTCGAGAAGTTTTTCTGGTAACACGCGCTGCCCTTGCAGGATAAGTTCTTCTGCCATTTCACCAAGGGCCATACGCAAGACAGGAGCCGGAACACGCAACCATGACGGTTTACCCATAACAGCGCCAAGGGTTTTACAAAAAACATTCATGGTTTCTGGATACGGGGACGTAAGGTTAATTGCGCCAGTGCAGCTTGGGGTCTTCATAATGTGTATTATGGCGTCGACCTGATCTTGAATGTGAATCCATGACATAACCTGCTTGCCGCTACCTAATGGACCACCTGCGCCGAATCGGAATGGTGGAATAAATTTTTGCAGAACGCCGCCGTTACCGAGAACCAGACCGGTTCGGATAATAACTCTTCTGGTTCCGCTCACATCCATGCAGGCTGTGGAATCTTCCCACTCCTTACATACAGACGCAAGAAACCCCTGACCAGCTGGACTGTCTTCAGTCACATAACTTTCTTCAGGGGAAGTCGGTTTTGATCCGTAAAATCCTATTGCCGAGCTTTGAATAACAACTCTCGGCTTCTCTTCAAGTATAGAAACAGCTTTACATAGGGCATGACCGGCAGAAATTCGCGAATCGCGGATCTCTGCTTTCCGTTCTTCCGTCCAGCGCCCTGCTGAAATATTTGAGCCAATTAAGTTGATAACTGCATCGGCTGCTTTAATATGTGTTGCCAATTGCTCGGGGTTTTTTCCGTCCCATAACGCAAAATCAACATGGAAGGAGTGTCCCTCTGGGATGAGGTATCTACCATGCTCAGGATTACGGGATGTTACAACCACATGAATATCATTTTCGAGCAGACGGCTTGTAAGTGCCCTGCCTATAAAACCCGAACCACCAAGAAGTACAGCACGCATGTTTCTTGCTCCCGTCTGGGGTTGGAACGTTTTCTAATTTTGAGTGCGCTATTGTTATACCACAGGAAGCTCTACCGTGACAATGGTTCCACCGTGTGCAGGACTGTTAGCACGCACGTACCCCCGATGGTCACTGATGATAGATTTAACGATGGTTAAACCGAGACCTGTGCCACCCTTTTTGTGGGAGAAATATGGCTCAAATAAACGGGACCGTTCTTCCTGAGTAAGGCCGGGGCCGTTGTCTTCCACATCAATACGTACAAGCTCTAAATCTTGTTTATATTCAAGGGTAACGGTAACAGTAGCGTTATCCTTGTCGGTAAGAATCTCTGCCGCATTGGACATAACATTCAAGAACACGCGCTTCAGAGCTGAGCTGTCCATTTGAATGACCGGAATGTCGTTCATTCGCTGATAATTCCAGCTGATTTTACTATGCGAGTTTTTGTACAGAGTTACAAGCTCTTGAAGTAGCGGATCAATATGTCCCGGTGCGAGCATTACTTCCGGCAGTTTTGCAAAGGCTGAGAATTCCTGCACCATGTTTTGCAGCTCTTCAACCTCTTTTACAATAAGGCTGGTACACTGGCTGAATGCTGGTTCTTCGATTTGCTTGCCGTATTTGCGTTGCAGACGCTGAGCTGAAAGCTTGATCGGTGTGAGCGGATTTTTGATTTCATGCGCAATGCGGCGCGCAACTTCTCGCCACGCAGCCATACGCTGCATTTTTTCAAGCTCAGTAATATCTTCAATTACCGCTACAAAACCGAACTGGTCGCTGTCGTGTGCTGGCAGACCAATAGCACTGAGCAGCAGTTTGAGCTCTCGTCCGCCTATGTTTACGGCAACTTCGCGTTTCCAAGGTGCTTCAGGTGACTTTTGGAAATGGGTAACAAGTTCGCCCACAAGTTCACCTTCGACACGGCTTCGGAGAAGCGTACGGACGTTCCACCCGATAAGTGCCTGAGCAGACACGCCAAACATGCTGGCAGCAGCTTTGTTGATTGTAGAAATTTGTCCAAGAGAATCAACGGAAACTACACCCGCAGCTGTGTTATCGAGCACTGCTTCAATGTAGCGGTTACGCTGTTCCTTATCGAGGTTCTGTCTTTCAAGCTTCGTATTCGCATCTGTGATGCTATTGCGGCTATGCTCCAAATCTCCGGCCATACGGTTAAACGAGGCCACAAGAACACCAAGTTCGTCATTTGATGTATCTTCAAGACGTACAGATAAGTCACCTTTAGAGATGCGTTCAGTAGCTTTACCAAGGGCGAGGATTGGCTCAACAAGCTCTTTAGCAAGGCGGAAGCCGAACCACATGGCTCCAAGGATAATAAGCAGGGTAACTACGCCCAGAATGAAATAGAGCGTAATTTTAAGCGGACGCTTGAGGGTTCTCAGCTTTTTGTATTCGTCGAGACCACGAACAATACGATCGAGCTTGAACATAGTATCTTTACCGATACTGCGAACAAGCACGAGGTAGCCGGTTTTGCCTTCATCAACAGGCATAACCCCTACCGCGTAGTCAGAGGCTGCACCCGGCCAGATAAGTGACCAGAAGCGTGGGTTCTTTTCCAAGTTGCCCCAGTTAATGCGGCTTTTGGTTTCGTCCCATACTTTCTCAATATCTTTTCTGCCGTGCCAGTTCTGTTCAGTGCGCTTCGGAGTCATAACGCCCACAACGGTAAGGTTGTATTCAGAGCGTTTTTCCTGAAGGAAACTGTCCATGCCTTTACCGCCCCACGCAAAGTTGCGCTTGCGGATCTGCCCGATGATATTGGTACTGAAGTGTTCGAGGTCGTTCAGGGAGTCTGCATAGAAGGCCTGTCCAATATCCAGCGCTGTCTCCATGGATGTTTCAACTTGGTTTTTAAACCAATAGTCCACAGATGTTTGTACAAACTGCGTACTGATGACGAACATAAGCGCTGTAGGAATAAGGGAAAGGCACATGAATACAAGTACAAGACGCGTTCGTAGATGCGAGCCAAGTACCTTACGGCGGCGTTCCAGGATAAGTTTTACCCCGTTACGCAGAACGATGAAGAGAATAAGCAGCACGAGGATAAAGTTTAAGTTGAACAGGGCGAGGAAAAAGTAAGAATCCACGCCAAGATATTTAAGCTCTATCCATGTAAGGGTAATAATAACAAGAAAAACTACAGCCGCAACAATGAGTTCGCGCTTACGACGTTTCTTTTCGCGCGCATCGATTGCGTTGACTATAATTGTTCCCTGATCATTAGGGGTCATAGATCTTCCTGCGTACTATCTAGTACGTAAAATCCGTTGAGTATTGAATTGGGGGTGCAGGATCCCATGACCAGAAGAAGAATGATTTGGTGAGCCACTCCGGCACGTCGGTGTTAACCATCTCGACGTTGAGTGTAACTCTATATTCGTTACCGGAAGTCATTAAGGTCGTGCTTCCCACCGGAAGAGAGATGGATTTCCATGCCCCATCAAGCAATTTGCGCAGGCTTTTGTTTCTGTGCGGTGCTTTGTTGTCCGGAAGGGTGAGAAAATATTCTTTGGTGAGAGTATCGTAGTAGAGAGTGCTTGTAATAGTTGTTTCGGCTAAACTCTTTCTAAACCAATATGAGCGGGGTCGGGATAAGCGAACATGGCAGTTAAGTTCTACCTGTACACCTTCATTGAGCAATACCCGAAGTTGGTTAAGCTGAGTAACACCAACACCAAAATTGAGCATCAATGCGCCATCGGTTTCAGAAATACGAAAAGCAGTAAGCCGCATTTCCTGAGATGTGGCGTGAGCAGGGGATGGCAGTGTCGCACAGAATAGGCAGAGCGCCAAGGCGGAGAACAGGAAAGTGCGTATGGAATATGATACTCGAGTCATAGAGTCTCTGCTTGAGTTAGGGTCAATTTGATCGCATTTGAATCTGCCGGATTTTGGCATACTGTCCAGCTATTTGCAAGCTGTCAGAGGGAATAATGACTACTATTTATTTCAATGTGATAGCGTAGAAATTTTTTGTAAAGGTGCCGGTTCAATAATAGGAAAAAACATATCTTATTACGGTAGAGAAGACATCTTTTTAGGATGTATTAATATGGCGGCAGTACGTTAGTTACTTACAGAAATACTGTTATTGCTATCAGTGTGACGTGGAACATCATTCTTAGGGTAGAGCTTTACTGTTGAATATAGACATCCCCCGCATGGTTATTCGCCATGCGGGGGATGTTATTAACGTATGGCTAAATGCCAAGCGGTCGGATCACTCGTTCCAGCACGCCCTGTATTTTTGAAATGGCAATACCATAGTTGGTTGCCGGTACATTGTGTGCGTTGAGATCGCGGATGCGGCGCATCATTTCAGATCGGTTGGACATGCAGCCCCCGCACATAATGGCGAGGCTGTAGGCATTTAGATTGTCCGGTAAGTCGTTACCTGCGAAAAGTTCGAAGGTCAGGTTTTTACCAGTGTATTGTTTTATCCAGTTAGGAATTTTAACGCGTCCGATGTCATCATCCACCGCATGGTGCGAGCAGGATTCGTACATAAGAACTTTGTCACCGTCTTTCAAGTTATCTATCGACGCTGCCCCGTGTACAAGCTTGGGCAGGTCGCCCTTGTATCGAGCAAAAAGGGTCGAAAAGGTTGTAAGCGGAATGGAGTCCGGTACAATCTCTGCTACCTGATGGATAACTTGTGAATCTGTGACCACAAGAGCCGGAGGTTCTGAAAGTGCATTGAGCGCAACAGACAACTCCGTTTCTTTAACTGTAAGCGCCAGAGCATTTGCATCCAGCACATCGCGCAGTACTTGAACCTGCGGCAAGATGAGACGCCCTTTGGGCGCAGCTCCATCAATAGGAGCAACAAGCAGTACTGTTTGAGCAGGAGCTATCATGTCGCTTACCAGCAGGGGATCTTCAATGAGTTCTTTTGGAGCGGTTGCAATAATGAACCGCTTCAGCTCGTCAATGTTCTCACCTGTGGTCGCTGAAACTGTTACGATGGAATGTCCGGAACAGGCTCGCAAATCTTCACGCGACGGTGTCGCAAGGTCGGACTTGTTGAAGACAACAATAACAGGAAGATTCATTTCAGTAAGCTCGTTGAGCAAACGTTTTTCTTCCTGTTGCATGCCTTGTTCTGTCACTACAAGAATACCGATGTCTGTACGGCGCAGCACTTTACGTGTCGCAGCCATGCGTTGCAGACCGATGGTGCCGTAGTCATCCAGTCCGGCTGTGTCGAAAAATGTCACAGGGCCTATTGGATGTAGTTCGTAATGTTTGCCTACAGGGTCTGTAGTGGTGCCGGGGTGGCCGGAAACAATAGCAACTTCTTGATCTACAAGTGCGTTGATGAGAGCAGACTTACCGGCATTACGACGGCCAGTGAGAGTAATTATGAGGCGTACGCCTTTGGGAGCAGTGTTGGTATTCATACTAAATTACCGGTTGAGCCCGGAATGTGCGTCGCATGCTGGAGCCAGCTTGGGTGCTGAGAGTAAACCCTGCTTCCTGAACTCTGGACTGAAGCAATTTGACGGTAGAGTTTTGCGGTAACGCAGGATCATTTTTACCGGGGTAGATAGCGTAGCGACTTCGAACAGCGTCTGGCGTGATGGAAGGCATAATGACATTGGCGCCTGCATTTAAGCCCAGTATACGACCATCGTTGTTTTTAACTGAACGCAAGGAGTCCAAAGCGCTTGTGGCTGGAATATTCGTTGCCGGAGCTAAGAGACGAAGAATTGCGGTAACGCGCAGACTTTCGACAAGTGTGCCTTGTTCTGCGTGACGCAATGGTGTCTGAGGATGCGGAATAAATGGCCCGCAGGCTATCATGTCCAGGCCCATTGTACTGAGGAGCAAAAGGTCATCAGTCAGAGTTTCGTCTGTCATTCCAGGCAGCCCGATAATAATACCTGAGCCGGTTTCATAACCGAAACGCTGCAGTGATTCAATGCGGTTCAGTCTATCGTACAGATGTTGACCCGGCCTGTAGAGGCTGTGGAGATCTGTATCGGTGGTTTCTATTTTAAGTAGATACCTGTCTGCGCCGCTGTCACGCCATAGTCTGTAGACATCGTCTGGATGGTCACCAAGAGAAAGTGTTACTGCCAGATTGTATTTCTCTTTAATGGCGCGGACAACAGTGTAAACAAAGTGAGGGTTTACGTCTTCGTCTTCTCCGGCTTGCAGAACAATTGTTCCCATTCCCATGGCGGCGGCATTATCTACAGCCTGCATTATTTCATC
This sequence is a window from Halodesulfovibrio sp. MK-HDV. Protein-coding genes within it:
- the purB gene encoding adenylosuccinate lyase; this translates as MIDRYTRPEMGQLWTLENKFRVWLEVEIAVCEAWHRLGEIDDESMKQIREKADFDVDRILEIEETTRHDVIAFLTAVEEKVGPAARFIHLGCTSSDIVDTANGVLLSRAGDIILKDFEKMLETLKTIAHENKGRLCMGRTHGIHAEPTSFGLKMAGFYAEFKRHHERFKAAVEGIRVGKISGAVGTMAMIPAEVESITCEVLGLAVDPISTQVINRDRYAAFFTTLAVAAGGIERLCVELRHLQRTEVLEAEEGFRKGQKGSSAMPHKKNPISAENLTGLSRLVRTNSVSAMENQALWHERDISHSSVERVIMPDTTILMNYMLNRLSNLVSNLRVIPENMDRNLVGSMGLFFSQRVLLALVESGMGRQDAYVMVQKCAMESWDTKQLFEELVRKDPEISARVASEKMDEIFDASYYLRHEELIFGRVFNS
- the pyrE gene encoding orotate phosphoribosyltransferase; its protein translation is MAELKQRLAKLLFEKSYKEGDFTLASGKKSDYYFDCRQTALHPEGAWLIGNLFYELISSLENVAEVKGVGGMTLGADPLVSSTSVISYEKGGHLPALIVRKQPKGHGTGQGVEGLANFEEGDVVVMLEDVVTTGGSVITAIERIEASGLKVSCVCAVLDRDEGGREALAERGYNLVSIFDRKELVALATS
- a CDS encoding murein L,D-transpeptidase family protein, with amino-acid sequence MRLISYLFLICICLSIPVVPAYAGWQAYVSQESAKLPMLVTVDKSSQSAQFFGQKASELASNKVPCSSGQVKGDKQREGDKKTPEGIYFVEKRRTSGLDYALYGDEAYTLNYPNPVDRLRKKDGYGIWIHGRGAPIVPRETKGCIALNNPDIADLNTKVTINTPVILAEQVVPYFRAGPEFVELKAKTQQWLAAWQNRSPEFLQMFSPEAYSKSMNETFSSFTERKKRLFSRLPWVITWANDVNVLQGPDYWVTWFDQYYRAPNLVSQGVRRLYWQKNDAGEFKIVGMEWKERKIGIEKAYLDAVAANVHNFLDDWVTDWQNGAIEGYISKYAANAVQGSRRGSDSIAKQKRVLWEQKKPAKIMLSDIKMKMSRRGLEVSINQYYEDSTGYSDQGRKTLVLLPKGDHWVIVSEEWRS
- a CDS encoding sigma-54 dependent transcriptional regulator — encoded protein: MPQSKARILIIDDEEGIRFSLRGILEDENYTVDEAESGELGLEAVKELAPDLVFLDIWLPGMDGMQVLTNIKQHDKTLPVIMISGHGNIETAVNAIKYGAHDFIEKPLSLEKVVIAADKALEFQNLRKENLALKSRIRIEQTVEITGESPPVVDLREQIERVAPTDAWVLITGENGTGKEIAARSIHAHSRRADNPLVAVNCAAIPEELIESELFGHERGAFTGADQSKTGKFEMADNGTLFLDEIGDMSMKTQAKILRILQEQAFERVGGNKTIKVNVRVIAATNKTLEDEIREGNFREDLYYRLRVFPIYVPPLRVRGSDITLLIQNFITALVAEHGFKPLDFDEDATTALLEYGWPGNVRELKNFVERMLIMYGGQTITTKLLPPEFLQFMPQPASGGEQLISGGSVDFKEARNHFESAFLEAKLKEYDGNITRLAEAIGLERSYLYRKLRSYNIQSE
- a CDS encoding TIGR01777 family oxidoreductase, with product MRAVLLGGSGFIGRALTSRLLENDIHVVVTSRNPEHGRYLIPEGHSFHVDFALWDGKNPEQLATHIKAADAVINLIGSNISAGRWTEERKAEIRDSRISAGHALCKAVSILEEKPRVVIQSSAIGFYGSKPTSPEESYVTEDSPAGQGFLASVCKEWEDSTACMDVSGTRRVIIRTGLVLGNGGVLQKFIPPFRFGAGGPLGSGKQVMSWIHIQDQVDAIIHIMKTPSCTGAINLTSPYPETMNVFCKTLGAVMGKPSWLRVPAPVLRMALGEMAEELILQGQRVLPEKLLESGFCFSYPMLDEALANILRR
- a CDS encoding PAS domain-containing sensor histidine kinase yields the protein MTPNDQGTIIVNAIDAREKKRRKRELIVAAVVFLVIITLTWIELKYLGVDSYFFLALFNLNFILVLLILFIVLRNGVKLILERRRKVLGSHLRTRLVLVFMCLSLIPTALMFVISTQFVQTSVDYWFKNQVETSMETALDIGQAFYADSLNDLEHFSTNIIGQIRKRNFAWGGKGMDSFLQEKRSEYNLTVVGVMTPKRTEQNWHGRKDIEKVWDETKSRINWGNLEKNPRFWSLIWPGAASDYAVGVMPVDEGKTGYLVLVRSIGKDTMFKLDRIVRGLDEYKKLRTLKRPLKITLYFILGVVTLLIILGAMWFGFRLAKELVEPILALGKATERISKGDLSVRLEDTSNDELGVLVASFNRMAGDLEHSRNSITDANTKLERQNLDKEQRNRYIEAVLDNTAAGVVSVDSLGQISTINKAAASMFGVSAQALIGWNVRTLLRSRVEGELVGELVTHFQKSPEAPWKREVAVNIGGRELKLLLSAIGLPAHDSDQFGFVAVIEDITELEKMQRMAAWREVARRIAHEIKNPLTPIKLSAQRLQRKYGKQIEEPAFSQCTSLIVKEVEELQNMVQEFSAFAKLPEVMLAPGHIDPLLQELVTLYKNSHSKISWNYQRMNDIPVIQMDSSALKRVFLNVMSNAAEILTDKDNATVTVTLEYKQDLELVRIDVEDNGPGLTQEERSRLFEPYFSHKKGGTGLGLTIVKSIISDHRGYVRANSPAHGGTIVTVELPVV
- a CDS encoding DUF4390 domain-containing protein — translated: MTRVSYSIRTFLFSALALCLFCATLPSPAHATSQEMRLTAFRISETDGALMLNFGVGVTQLNQLRVLLNEGVQVELNCHVRLSRPRSYWFRKSLAETTITSTLYYDTLTKEYFLTLPDNKAPHRNKSLRKLLDGAWKSISLPVGSTTLMTSGNEYRVTLNVEMVNTDVPEWLTKSFFFWSWDPAPPIQYSTDFTY
- the hydF gene encoding [FeFe] hydrogenase H-cluster maturation GTPase HydF codes for the protein MNTNTAPKGVRLIITLTGRRNAGKSALINALVDQEVAIVSGHPGTTTDPVGKHYELHPIGPVTFFDTAGLDDYGTIGLQRMAATRKVLRRTDIGILVVTEQGMQQEEKRLLNELTEMNLPVIVVFNKSDLATPSREDLRACSGHSIVTVSATTGENIDELKRFIIATAPKELIEDPLLVSDMIAPAQTVLLVAPIDGAAPKGRLILPQVQVLRDVLDANALALTVKETELSVALNALSEPPALVVTDSQVIHQVAEIVPDSIPLTTFSTLFARYKGDLPKLVHGAASIDNLKDGDKVLMYESCSHHAVDDDIGRVKIPNWIKQYTGKNLTFELFAGNDLPDNLNAYSLAIMCGGCMSNRSEMMRRIRDLNAHNVPATNYGIAISKIQGVLERVIRPLGI
- the hydE gene encoding [FeFe] hydrogenase H-cluster radical SAM maturase HydE — its product is MSLTRNEIIEILKSPVAQEGTSFSDTDNSLFTAATATARALFNSTVYQRGIIEFSSHCRKNCHYCGLRNSNTDLLRYRLTHDEIMQAVDNAAAMGMGTIVLQAGEDEDVNPHFVYTVVRAIKEKYNLAVTLSLGDHPDDVYRLWRDSGADRYLLKIETTDTDLHSLYRPGQHLYDRLNRIESLQRFGYETGSGIIIGLPGMTDETLTDDLLLLSTMGLDMIACGPFIPHPQTPLRHAEQGTLVESLRVTAILRLLAPATNIPATSALDSLRSVKNNDGRILGLNAGANVIMPSITPDAVRSRYAIYPGKNDPALPQNSTVKLLQSRVQEAGFTLSTQAGSSMRRTFRAQPVI